The sequence TTGAAGCCGATTCAATAGGGATTAATTGGCAAGAAGACACCTACGACAAAGGTGATCATTTGAATTTAAAAGGCGCCGAAAAGGTTACGAGACGCCTCGTTGATTACGTAGCTCAAAATTATAAAATTAAGAGTGAATATACTGAAGAAGAAAGAGTGTTGTGGCAAGAAGATTTTAACGCATTTATTCAGCAGATTAACCCATAGTTCAATCGAAGCGTTGATGTGCTAAATCTTAAAATTTCTTAAATAACACACAAAGTATAGTAAAAGAAACATATAATAGAGGAAAGGAGGTGCTTATGAAAAAGATACTTATTGTTGATGATGACAAAGAAATCAGAGATTTAATGAAGCGTTATTTAGAAATCGATGGATATGAGGTTGTAGTGGCTTCAGATGGAAATGATGCAATGAAATACCTCGATGAAAGTATAAAACTTGTAATACTCGATGTTATGATGCCTGAAATTACAGGCTTTGAGGTCAGCGAGGTAATAAGGAAAAAATATAATGTTCCAATTTTATTTGTTTCCGCAAAAGCTACGGAGCAAGATAAATTTGTAGGTTTTTCTGTTGGTGGTGATGACTATCTTAGCAAACCATTTTCTTTTTCAGAGCTAAGCCTTCGTGTAAAATCACTCCTAAGACGTTATATTCAATATGATCGTGCAACTGAGAATATTTCTGAAAAGAACCACGTTAATACGATTGATTCAATTACAATTGATCTTGATAAAGGCATTACGTTTAAAGATGGGTTGCCTCTGGATTTAACGGAGCGGGAATTTCGAATTCTCAAATTATTAGCCACAAATCGTGGAAAAATTTTTTCAATCCAAAGTATTTATGAGAACGTTTGGCAGGATGAGTACTTATACTCATCTGCAAATACAGTCATGGTGCATATTCGTAACTTAAGAAAAAAAATTGAAATTTGTCCGGAAAATCCGAAGATAATAAAGAATATCTGGGGTAGAGGTTATAAAATTGATTAA is a genomic window of Erysipelothrix amsterdamensis containing:
- a CDS encoding response regulator transcription factor; translation: MKKILIVDDDKEIRDLMKRYLEIDGYEVVVASDGNDAMKYLDESIKLVILDVMMPEITGFEVSEVIRKKYNVPILFVSAKATEQDKFVGFSVGGDDYLSKPFSFSELSLRVKSLLRRYIQYDRATENISEKNHVNTIDSITIDLDKGITFKDGLPLDLTEREFRILKLLATNRGKIFSIQSIYENVWQDEYLYSSANTVMVHIRNLRKKIEICPENPKIIKNIWGRGYKID